The Eriocheir sinensis breed Jianghai 21 chromosome 13, ASM2467909v1, whole genome shotgun sequence region GTATGTAGATAGTCATATATGTTTGTGCGTCTGTATGTCTGTTAATtatgtcttctcttcttcctttcctgttaattcaatcttctcttctcattattgtttccacgtttctttccttcattatttctgttGGTTTCACTTTCAGACTATCTTGTGCTTCCTTCACCTCGCTTACGTATAATTATGTCTTGCTGTCTGTtatgtcttctcttcttcctttcctgtaaattcgatcttctcttctcattattgtttccacgtttctttccttcattatttgttGGTTTCATTTCCAAACTATATTGTGCTTCCTTCACCTCGCTTACGTATAATTATGTCTTGCTGTCTGTtatgtcttctcttcttcctttcctgtaaattcGATCTTCTCAATATTGCTTCcacgtttctttccttcattatttctgttGGTTTCACTTTCAGACTATCTTGTGCTTCCTTCACCTCGCTTACGTATAATTATGTCTTGCTGTCTGttatgtcttctttcttttctgttaattcttcctcttctcaataTTGCTTCCAAGTTTCTCTCCATTATTGCTGTTGGTTTCACTTTCATACTATCTTGTGGTTCTTTTATGTACCTCGCTTAATTACATAATGTCTTATTGTCTGTCTagttggtcttcttcctcttcttctttttctgctcttcctcttctaatcatTAATTATTTCCACGTTTCTCATTCATTTCCAACTTCTCAGtcttccccatttcctttcctcgcctttccCAGCTCTCATTAAATTAATTACATACCTTTTACTTACCATTTATTCCATCCAATTCGTAAGATTTGTCACTGGTGGATGAGGCTGGTCGGTGATGGACTGGTGGATGAGACGGTGATGGATGAGGGTAGTGGGTGAGGCTGGTGGATTCATGAGGGACAGGTGGATGAGACTAGTGGATGAGATTGGTGAATGAGAGGATGAGGGATGAGGCTGATGGGTGAGACTGGTGGGTGAGAATGGTGGATGAGATTGGTGGGTGAGACTGGTGGATGACAGGCTGGTGGATGAGAATAGTGAATGAGACTGGTAATAGGCTTTGATTCAGTTTCCTCAACACTAACCAGAAATCACAGCCTTTAGGTACCTTTAGGCTGCATTCATAGTCATCTCGAGAGTGCAAAGTTGGTAGAAATAAATGAATATGTGATCAAAATGTGTGTTCTTAAAAATGTTGTTGATGGATGGACCAAAGATTAGGATTATAAAACCAGCATATCAAAGAGTGCTTCCTCCATTTacatgatgtaaatatatatatgtaaagaaaatgcTACTGTTTATCCTTTTAATGTTGGAAGTTACCACTTAGCTGAGGATCACAAATATGTTACTCTTTCTTCTTGAGCTGCTAGGGACCAATGCTTCTTGAATTCAAAGTCCCCACAACAGAAAATTAAGCACCTATGAATAAATAAGAATGCATTACTCCAGCTAACACAACCTGGAAATCGGAACACAACTATATTCCTTTTTCATCCTGTTGTCTTGCTAAGGATCAAAATTCAAGGCACAACACCATCTAAGACATTAATTCATAAGTTTTTTGGCCAATATAAGAAAATTCTGAGAAGTATTTACATTTCTTCACAAACTATTGACATCCCAGTGTTGTTCAAGTCTTATAATTTCACAtgataaccctctctctctctccgatacaAATACCTCAATGTAATGTTTTTGTCGTACCTAAACAGGACATTTCCACTCTTACAAATAATCATACATTCGTGACAGTAGACCCCTCCACATTACCAGCTAACCAAGGTGAGAGATGTGAAATTTCTTTGTACCATAATTACAACACAagctttaacccagtagctgcggggatcatgtttcttaaaggcccctctaagcgagaaaaatgagaaaaaatcatcactcacgcaaaccatttcataatttatatcaatgcatttgtgatcaatttatgcatcatctatttggggggtttatatcatggcaaaaatttggctcgTTGCTGGAAcacggtaagccacaaatttggcccatcgctgctaccaggttaaagaacTCTGCCCTTTAGTCTCAGTCAgcacttcattttcttcgtcccaAATCCTGCTTCATTTCTGTGTATGCTTTGACAATCCAAGCTGCCTTCCTTTCCAGTTTTCCCTTTCAGACCCCATCGTAACTTCCATAAGTGCTACACCTTGGTTAACTGTCCCTCagacctttccttctcctctgttctgCTATCACATGGGGTACAGGcaaccaatattttttttcctcctcttcaattaaTACTTCACATATCATACCCACTTCATCACACATAGTCCCCCATCCCACTGTTCATTCATTTATAGGCCCTTCACATTTCCCTGGCATGCTCATGAACTCATTAAATATTACTCAGCCAACCACTTGCCCGCCAGTTTTGCTTCACACGGCCCAGGCACATTAAAGCTCCCATGTCTAAATGCAATGATGACTTCCATACTCTTGTGCTCTCATCCATTCCAGTTACTCTCCATACAGGCCCTTTTCCACTCACTACCTGCCTGTGTACTGCATCCTTGTAACTGATTTGGCAGTATTGATGGAATAGAATAAACAGAATCAATTTTGTGCAGATCATAACCAAGGTAAATCTGTGGCCTAAGATTGTATGTCTGCAAATATTAAGGGTCCAACACTGACTCTTGCATTTCAAATAGTGGCAGTGGCTTCAAGCTGTAAAGATGATATCAGAGAACACACCAGCCATGTAGACCCTATGATGTACTCCAGTAAATGGTGGACAAGCTGACTGAGAACCATTTTCTGTCATCAGCCATATTTCATAATCTGATAGCTGGCTTTATTTGACTTTCCCCAGAACAGGAACTCATAAGGTCTAGGGAGTAATTTAAGGCTGTTAGTCATCTATATTGGGGGATCAACTTAATGTCCTTCCACAGTAATTTTCCAGAGCATATTGTGTGCCTCATCAACAAGGCAGTCTCCCAAGGCAGCCTGGTGAGGGGGTTGCTGTGGTGCTCTGTGATTTTCCCTTTTTCAGTATGAACCCAACAAAGAATGGCTTGGTACTGTGACATTACCTTTTACCATACTTAGATTAACTTCATACCACACAGCAATCTGGAGTATTTCAATGCGAAGCTGCACAATAATCATAGGTTAGGTGATATGTAGCTGCCATTCTCAAGGACAGGATAAGTCTGAATTCTGAGCTAGTTGAGCCAATAGTGTGTTTTGCAGTGTTTTGAATGTTTGGTCAACCCCACAAAACAAACAATGCAGCAATTAGGAAGCCACTGAGCACATGCTGATACTATGTGTAGGGTGGGCCAGAGTTATAAAAAAATGAGCCATAGGTATTTAATGATTTACAGTACACATGACAAGACTGTTGTACTATGAAAACCACATAACCTTTCGTCCACAATGCAGAATGCTTAAAACAATAATGAGACCTAGACAAACAATATCAAACACAGccatgacaaaataaaaaaaactttgagCAACTTGATGAGGGTAAAGCTTTGGGAActtaggaggagtagtaggagacGTTAATGATGCAAGAGAGTCCGGGTTTGGTCATGACTATTTAATCACCACCAGTCCTCACATTATACAGCTCTGCTTgacaagagatgaaaaaaaaatattagccgTGCAACCTTTGAAATCCTGGCATGCTTGTGACATCACCCCTTCTGTCTGTCCTTATTAATGCAGCAGCTGTGGCGACCCGGCaccgagcgcacacacacacgcacacacacacacacacactgaagggttgttagtggtggtgatggtggtcatgaTCTATCTGgagctaaaaaaatatatgttaggCATGTTGACCTTCGCATGCACTACCCCAAGCTACGTTTTTTGAGATCAGAGGGTGAAATGCAAAGGCCATACAACTGGGTTAGGTCTGGTGGTGCAAGCAGAAACAAAGTCTTGGTAATTCTAAAGCAGCCTAGAGGTAGGATATGCAGTCACTTAAACATAAGCTCTTCACTCCACACGAATGCTTCCCTGTATCAGATCGTGAATATTGCAGTCTGGTAGATATATTCAGATAGTTTATTCTCTTATATATTTCTagagttctttttttttataggaaacTTTCTTTTTACTAATAGTAGATAAATACATTTGCACCTaaaagcaagggagggaagtggtAACAACGCTCCAACACAACAGTTCAGTAAAAAATCCACTATCTACAGGAGTCATGTGGATGCATCACATGTGTGTaaatcttttactctctctctctctctctctcactcgctgtCTCTCACTCGCTGTCTCTCGCTCACTGTCTCTCGCTCACTGTCTCTCACGCATTGCCTCTCGCTCGCTGTCTCTCACTCACTGTCTCTCACGCACTGTCTCTCGCTCACTGTCTCTCGCTCGCTGTCTCACTCACTGTCTCTcgctgtctctcactctctctccgccTCATTCAAACAAGCAGCTGATAAAGAGCAGGACAAGTGGACTGAGGGGTGTGAAGGCCTGGGGGGCGGCGGGGCACTACTCCCTCCAAGACTTAAAATTCACAATGCTGTGCCTCATCGAGAAGACACCACTGAaccatgatgataataataataatagtaataataataataatgatagtgcaATTCTTCTTTAGCCAATACAAACTTTCAAAACACAGACTTATCAGATTACTTATATGCATAGTTTTACAAAATAAGATGCATACCTGTCATCCATTGGACTAAATTAAAAAGAATTTACATGTGATATATGAATTAATttaggaaatatatatatgtgtatactatataatttttttttcttcaagatGCTAAACGTCTGTTCAACACTGATATTTTTTTTGAGGGTGTTCCGATGCCAGCCTTGTAGTACCTCCTATATACACACTCTGAAAGGTCTAAGATCTGTCTCTAGCATTACCTTCCTTACATTCCTGACACCAAATAATAACAATACCTGAATATAAATTACTGTAATTACATTCAGTGTCTTCCAAGGACAATATTCAACAGCCACTCTCAGATGATAATTAAACACGACCTCCGAGGAAGGTCACATTCGCACAATAAACACTGGGAAACTTCAGCTAGGATGTCGTCCAGTAGTTACCTGTCTCACTACAGCCTATCCATCAGGTGACCAAGACAGTGCTGCCGAGGTCCCTTCATCGCTCCTCTATGTTGAGGGTCTCCTGAGGGAACAGCTTGTAGTCCATGAGTGTCTTGGAGCTGTCCAGAGAGCTGACCTGTGGTGGGAGGCAAGGACAGGATaagcgagatttttttttttttttttttttttttacatcaagggaggcagctgaagggcaaaaaacaaaaacaggatcaTAAAAGCCCACTAGATGCTGCTCCAAACCAAGGAAAACAGAATGATAACTGTGAAAGAGAACTGTGCTGAGGCTCTTGTTACAGACCAGTGGTTCCCGACATTCTTGCCTTCATGACACTCTTCCCAAAATCTTGAATCCCAAACCACCACCTGATAttagcttttctttcttcacagtaaaggaaacagtccACCGTGAACATggaaaaacactcttgagaacccgtcTAATCCCTTTGcggcctttggagatagttgcTGTAGGAGCCGAGAGTTAAAACACAGGCCCGGGGGTACTCACATCCCTCCGAGGCCAGGACTGGAGACACTTGTATTCAGCGGCGGGGTATCCTTTGACGTGAAGGAAGTCGAGCAGCACCTGGGTCAACACAACaaaggtgaggtgaaggtgaggACTCGGCACAATAACATATAACTTTCATACACTATATAGGTCCATAAgccccatcctctcccttaccctccccccgaAATAACAATGACTCCTGActccaatcttctttcatctaaCCAATCACCTCCctttgctattatcattattacaagtAGTAGAGGTAAGAAGACAGGCAGCCCAGAGCGAAGTAAAATGGAAGTGTTAGAACATTCAAGAGTTCACATACGACCCACCTTGAGGGTTGTACTGGCCAGAAAGTTGCGGCTGAAGGTCTCGCCGCCCGGGATGCGGAACCGAAGAGTGGACACGGGCTGGATGCACTCTGGGTCAGGTTCTTCGGGTATATCCGTCTCCAGGGAAGCGCGTACAGCCTGTCATGAGGACATAAGGATGAcgatgattattggggcgttctgtTCTTGAAGCtgcaactgcagggtcatatggcgccgaacggaaactaaataaacaataatataaaattataaataaaaataatggtgaACGATTAAAAACATGACATAAGGATTAGGGCGCAAGGACATGAGAAGActacacaaggcagctcttgAAGATGGGTTGCTCACCAAACTCCTCAATGGGAAGTCCTGTAACCATGTAAGCTATAAACATACCTCTTTGTGGGCGTCGATTTGCTGCTTGATGGACTCTGCTCTCTCCCtctgctccctctcctccatctccgctTGTTTCTTAGCCGCCGCCTGGAAAAGACATTTGTGAAGGTCATGAAACACAGCCATCACATTACATAGCAGCTCAGTCTTCTAGTATCAAGCAAGGAGGTGATGAGGTGGTATGGGCAcatcaagaggagggaggaaggccatGTATTCAGAAGAGCTTGGGAGGTGGAGGCAGAAGAGAGGAGACCATTTGGAAGACTGAAGAAGACTTGGAGACTGTGTGTGTGGAAGAAGACATGAGAGAGAAGTACTGAACAGTATATGATTGTCAAGAATGGGAGAGACTCATGGACCGTCCAACTCCACAAGGGAAAATAAGACTGTTAACctcttgactgcagatttcctacaataagacatcaccaagcaacaggaatggaacaaaaagtggctgctacaattcaatgaagaaaaatgcaaagtcatgcaccttgggaggggaaacccagcataccaataccacatgggaaacacttcaccatccaccacagaggcagagaaagacctgggagtatatgtcaccaggctaccagtgaaggccaaatccgtgtcaatcACAGCGGATGgtttaatgaagaagaaaggagagaacgtCACGTGATAACTTGACAGCTGAGGCCTCATGGTCTCCCGAAACAGTCTGGCCCACCGTACCTTTGCCCTGTCAGCCTTTAGACTCTCCATGTACGCTGCGTCCTGCTCGGCCTTCACAGCCTCTCtcgcctccctcgcctcctcctcctgcacctccgtGGCCCGCTGCTCCTCAAACATTTCCGTCGCGTGCATCAAAGATGTCATCACCTCGTCCAGCACTCCATTACctgttgaggggaaggaaagagtgagccAATTTTTATATCACTGAGCttatttatgtctttttttcagtaaaggaagcagctcaaaggcaaaaatgaaaacaagcaaacagaaaAGCCCACTAAGCGCTGTTCCTGTAAATGTAAACAGAATTGAGTGGCTTAAAGAGAGGTAGACAAAAAAttgttaaagaaaataaagacaccCACCATGTATGACTGAGAGGACCTCGATGACCCCTCTGGTGCGTGTGATGACCAGGAGCGCCGGCAGCTTGTCCACACTGAAGCTTCTGACGGTGGTGGAGGCGATGGACCCAAAGTGTGTGGTGACCAGGTTAAGCAATCtgtggaagcatttgttctcttttgtatttaaccccttgactgcagatttcctacaagaagacatcaccaagctacaggaatggaacaaaaagtggttgctacaattcattgaagaaaaatgtaaagtcctgcaccttgggaggggatatccagcataccaataccacatggaaaacactccactatccaccacagaaacagagaaagacatgggagtatgttagctggctaccagtgaaggccaaatccgtgccaatcgcagcagacgggttaaagtaaagttgggtgcatatgcTATACCTGTTTGCATCATGAGTCAGGTGGAAATAAGCATTACAAGTCCAATACAGTACCTGGCCTTGTTGGCCTCATGGGTCAGGTCCCAGCCCCAGACCACAAAGTTGGCGGTCAGGTAGTCGACCACCGAGACCTGGCAGAGCGCCTGTGAGCAGAACACGTTGGACAGGATGCTGCCATCGTGGTGTAAGTACACAGCAAGGAGCTTCCTCTGCAACGACAACACACAGTCAGGAATGGAGAGGAGTGGAACAATATAAAAGTGAAGAGGATCAGAGGTAGGGTTGAAGAAGATGGGCTAaatgaatggagaaaaagaggcaTGGAAACTAACTATACGCAGATACCCCAAGATAATAtaaaattatacacacacacacatatgcacaagGATACCTTAAAACATACATAAATTAAAGAaacatgataaaaatgataaaatatggGGCAGTGTGAGCTTGAGTCAGTActgaaaataatacaaatacataaacaaacacacacccacacacatcgtgacccacacccacacacaagagAACAGTAAGTAGGTAATCCCCACAAGGTCAGAGAGAAAGGGCAGAGTATGTATTCAAACCCACtcccacaaaaaaataatagaagaacaTAGAAGGCGCTCACATTCTTGGCGGGAAGCTGAACCGAGTCTCTGAGCGCCTCCTCCAGAGAGGTTTGGTAGAACATGGGCACGCAGCTCCCGTAGCGGCTCTTGAATCCCTCGGCGAATTGTATGACGCCCATCACCTCGTCCTCGGTGTCGGCaggtactggtgtgtgtgtgtgcgtgtgtgtgtggtggtggtggtggtggggggggatcGAGATGGAGCAAGATTAACGTGTGATTTTAATTTTCATAAAGCAAAGGCAGCAATTACaagcacatacaaacacacacaaaaaaatataaaaaaaactgaatgCAAATAGAAGAAtcaagtagccaaaagagaggattAACTTTGAACAGAGAGGCATATTGATCCTCCTGTCGCTCCCTTACTTAGAGTCTGAGGCTTTTTGGTGGTGGGCACGTCCATCATGCCCAGgaagtcatcatcgtcatcattgagGAGCTCCGCCGTGTCCTCGTACTCATCGCCTGAGCTGTTCTCGCCGGTGTCCATGGGtatctgtgtgtgggtgtgggtgtgggtgtcatgGCTTAAAAGATTATTGACTCACTATACCCGTCACTATATTGGTACAGACTCAATAATTCTGTATATGCATCCTCATTTGTTTTCCCCAAGACTTTCTGTCAATATAAGACTTTCTATCTAACAAGCTCAGAGTAAATCAACAAATACGTATCATCAGGACGCACCTTTCGCTGGGTCTTGGGAGTCCGCTCTTTCGCTACAGCCTTCCGTACGGTCAAGTGGTGCTGCTTGCTAATGCCCGATGATGCCAGCGTTGCCTGAAAGTTTAAACGCTTCACTTAGCCACTTACCCAAAGCCTCTTCATTACTATCAACACTGACTTCCATTGTACTCCTTCACATGACATGACTGTAGAAATACAGTGTCTTGTATAAAGGTTTCATTGACTGTAAACAATCAACTATAAATGGCAAATGAAACACAGAGAGATGCAGCTGTGAAGAAATGAAGCACTTACAGTTTTCATCAACTAAAAAGGAAATTTAAATTATACATTCAAGACCTTTGGAAGAAAACATTTAGCggctgtgaaggaaggaaaggaagcacgATCAACCATTTGAGGACCAAGAGGAGGGactgttacaaaggcaatccctcCGAACtgcactgaactgaactgaacaatCAACCATAAATTGAAGACCATACGACCTAAGGTAAACAAGTAAGATAACCAAAGATACGACCATAATAAGAACAATCAACAATAAAAAGACCATATTAACAAGGAGACTGTAAGACTTAGCATAAACAAATGAGATGAACTAAGATAAAACTGTAAGAGAActgcaagaagaaaaaacaaccagAAGGGAACCAAGAGGAGGGACAATTACAAAGCCAATACCTCCAAACACTAAACCAAGGAACACCTACATTCTCCTCATCAATGTTGGTCGGCCAGCCGCTCCACTGCTGGTGACGGACGgcgatgttggtgatggtgtgcaTGTCGCTCTTGATCTCTCGGATGCGCTTGGAGCCGGGGAACTTTAGGCTGTAGTCCTTGTTGCTGGTCTCATCATGGATCAGGAGGAGGTAATCGTCGCCGTGAGCCCCATTGATCCTGCGGGAGTGAGTGAGAAGGTGAGGGAGTGTCAAATGGGGTGCTAAAGTATACGAGTCTTAGGTCTTCACTTGCCTCTTTTTCTTACCCTTGTTATGCTAGGCTTATGGTACCTTCAAACATATGACCGTCAGCAACCTATAGCAAAAATTAACAgagaaagagctcattttgtttGATAGAAAGTCTACCTGGAGTATAataagaagggtgaggagaggaagggtaaaagTGTGGTGATGGCAGGAGTTTCAAGGCTTAGATTTGGAATTTTTTTGTGCTtctgaggatgagaaagaaagaaaggacaaagaggctacagtaataataaaaatcaaccaatcaaccaatgGAATCATACACCAGGGGGGCACATTATCTCACCCAATATAACAAAAGAA contains the following coding sequences:
- the LOC126998212 gene encoding FAS-associated factor 1-like produces the protein MAERDEILANFQACSGIEDVGEAFMHLEAANWNLLEALQVVMPQEATSVTPTQPPPLQAVSQPEVISIDSSPEPLLPPPIPPLPLAVPAGPVASSSHTPAVMDVNIQVLCGGASEGSTFPLELPGTTSVSELRTMLHQLVGITPCNQILEGFKTPVEDSTVITADLLPESRTLSLNTQVSVPYGNYFERINGAHGDDYLLLIHDETSNKDYSLKFPGSKRIREIKSDMHTITNIAVRHQQWSGWPTNIDEENATLASSGISKQHHLTVRKAVAKERTPKTQRKIPMDTGENSSGDEYEDTAELLNDDDDDFLGMMDVPTTKKPQTLIPADTEDEVMGVIQFAEGFKSRYGSCVPMFYQTSLEEALRDSVQLPAKNRKLLAVYLHHDGSILSNVFCSQALCQVSVVDYLTANFVVWGWDLTHEANKARLLNLVTTHFGSIASTTVRSFSVDKLPALLVITRTRGVIEVLSVIHGNGVLDEVMTSLMHATEMFEEQRATEVQEEEAREAREAVKAEQDAAYMESLKADRAKAAAKKQAEMEEREQRERAESIKQQIDAHKEAVRASLETDIPEEPDPECIQPVSTLRFRIPGGETFSRNFLASTTLKVLLDFLHVKGYPAAEYKCLQSWPRRDVSSLDSSKTLMDYKLFPQETLNIEER